One window from the genome of Marinobacter sp. LV10R510-11A encodes:
- a CDS encoding branched-chain amino acid transaminase translates to MSMADRDGVIWMDGEMVPWREAKTHVLTHTLHYGMGCFEGVRAYNTANGPAIFRLKDHTDRLFRSAHILNMKMPFSKEELNDAQCAAVRDNNLDEAYIRPMAFLGSEGMGLRAENLKVHVMVAAWSWPSYMSPEAKELGIKVRTSSFTRHHVNITMCKAKANGNYINSMLALNEAIASGCEEALLLDNEGYVAEGSGENVFIMRNGVLHTPELTSCLEGITRQTILDFAADLNIPVKERRITRDEVYVADEAFFTGTAAEVLPIRELDGRTIGAGKRGPVTEKLQAMYFDAVQGKLPQHSDWLTHVR, encoded by the coding sequence ATGTCGATGGCCGATCGCGATGGCGTTATCTGGATGGATGGTGAAATGGTTCCCTGGCGGGAAGCCAAAACTCACGTCCTGACCCACACCCTGCATTACGGCATGGGCTGTTTTGAAGGAGTGCGCGCCTACAACACTGCGAACGGCCCGGCTATTTTTCGCCTGAAAGACCATACAGATCGCCTGTTCCGGTCTGCCCACATTTTGAATATGAAAATGCCGTTCAGCAAAGAAGAGCTTAACGATGCTCAGTGTGCGGCTGTCCGTGACAACAATCTGGACGAAGCCTACATACGCCCGATGGCTTTTCTGGGCTCCGAAGGAATGGGTCTGCGCGCCGAAAACTTAAAAGTGCACGTAATGGTCGCCGCTTGGAGCTGGCCTTCTTACATGTCGCCAGAAGCCAAGGAACTGGGCATCAAGGTGCGCACCTCTTCTTTTACCCGTCACCACGTGAACATCACCATGTGTAAGGCCAAGGCGAACGGCAACTACATCAACTCCATGCTGGCACTGAACGAAGCCATTGCAAGTGGTTGTGAGGAGGCGTTGCTGCTGGATAACGAAGGTTATGTAGCTGAAGGCTCCGGCGAGAACGTCTTCATTATGCGCAACGGTGTTCTGCATACGCCAGAGCTGACCTCCTGCCTGGAAGGCATTACCCGCCAGACCATTCTGGATTTCGCCGCCGACCTAAATATTCCTGTTAAAGAGCGCCGCATTACTCGTGATGAAGTGTACGTTGCTGATGAGGCATTTTTCACAGGTACCGCGGCAGAAGTGCTGCCAATCCGAGAGCTAGACGGCCGCACTATCGGCGCGGGCAAGCGTGGCCCGGTTACCGAGAAGCTACAGGCTATGTATTTTGATGCGGTGCAAGGGAAGCTCCCGCAGCATAGTGACTGGCTGACGCACGTGCGGTAA
- a CDS encoding 3-deoxy-D-manno-octulosonic acid kinase, whose product MGTNYTKHIGDTGGYLVSHAVRESFQEAWFDPVFWGEQAVIVTKGGRGAAWFVHAPCGELVLRHFCRGGLPGRYIRRAYVFTHTDAVRSLAEFRLLNKLLKKGLPVPEPIAAGYCLRGPLLYHASLIIRRIPDAVPLSECVRDVSSGETWHAAGACVRRFHNAGVFHADLNCMNILVADQVYLIDFDRGRMMPEQAADGWKAKNISRLERSVKKCLEQLGAEERTQLWQDFLAGYLGG is encoded by the coding sequence GTGGGGACAAACTATACCAAACACATTGGCGACACTGGCGGTTATCTTGTGTCCCATGCCGTCAGAGAGAGCTTCCAGGAAGCCTGGTTTGACCCGGTATTCTGGGGTGAACAAGCGGTTATCGTCACCAAAGGTGGTCGAGGCGCCGCTTGGTTTGTTCATGCACCTTGTGGCGAACTTGTTTTGCGGCACTTTTGCCGCGGAGGATTGCCTGGGCGCTATATCCGACGAGCTTACGTATTCACCCATACGGATGCTGTTCGGTCGCTCGCTGAATTCCGGTTGTTGAACAAGCTCCTCAAGAAGGGTTTGCCGGTACCCGAGCCTATCGCCGCCGGCTATTGTTTGCGCGGGCCTCTGCTTTACCATGCATCACTGATTATTCGCCGAATCCCCGATGCAGTGCCGCTCTCTGAATGTGTAAGAGATGTCTCCAGTGGTGAGACATGGCATGCGGCGGGCGCTTGTGTGCGCCGCTTTCACAATGCCGGTGTATTTCACGCTGATTTGAACTGCATGAACATACTGGTTGCAGACCAGGTGTACCTGATTGATTTTGATCGAGGACGCATGATGCCCGAGCAGGCCGCCGACGGCTGGAAGGCGAAAAATATCAGTCGGCTTGAACGTTCGGTGAAGAAGTGTCTTGAGCAGCTGGGTGCTGAGGAGCGAACGCAGCTCTGGCAGGACTTTCTTGCAGGCTACCTTGGTGGCTGA
- a CDS encoding lysophospholipid acyltransferase family protein has product MSGKLIKLAFRLLSLLRLRQAQRLGRFLGGMAWKLGSRSAETTRQNLGACYPYLSDAQVDKLGSQSLRETGATALEIPIMWEWPVERCLGLIKEIEGEELLNDYKADGKGLLLLAPHLGNWELAGLFFASRYKMAALYSPPNRPELEDYIKKVRSRSGSELVATDRRGIMRLLAILRGGGVVGVLPDQTPRQEGGEFAPFFGIPTATMTLASKLIHKTGAHPLITFAQRLPGGEGFKIVIRRAEAGMASTDMSKSLSALNRSVESCIELAPEQYQWEYKRFRRTAPGETSVY; this is encoded by the coding sequence GTGTCCGGCAAACTCATTAAACTGGCTTTTCGCTTACTTTCCCTACTCCGCTTGCGCCAGGCTCAGCGCCTAGGCAGATTTCTAGGCGGCATGGCCTGGAAGCTGGGCAGCCGTTCAGCGGAAACCACTCGCCAAAACCTGGGTGCTTGCTACCCGTACCTGTCCGATGCTCAGGTAGATAAGCTGGGCAGCCAAAGCCTCCGCGAAACGGGTGCGACAGCCTTGGAAATTCCCATCATGTGGGAGTGGCCGGTTGAACGCTGTCTTGGCCTGATAAAGGAGATTGAGGGAGAAGAGCTGCTTAACGACTACAAGGCTGACGGCAAAGGCTTGCTGCTGCTTGCACCGCATCTTGGGAACTGGGAACTGGCGGGGCTATTCTTTGCCTCACGCTATAAGATGGCAGCACTTTACAGCCCCCCTAACCGCCCAGAACTTGAAGACTACATCAAGAAAGTTCGGAGCCGCAGCGGCTCTGAACTTGTTGCCACAGACAGGCGAGGCATCATGCGCCTCTTGGCTATTCTGCGCGGGGGCGGTGTCGTTGGTGTACTGCCCGATCAAACCCCGCGACAGGAAGGTGGCGAGTTTGCGCCGTTTTTTGGTATCCCTACGGCTACTATGACGCTCGCCTCGAAGCTGATCCATAAAACCGGTGCCCACCCGCTGATTACCTTTGCACAGCGACTGCCCGGGGGCGAAGGTTTCAAAATTGTAATACGCCGAGCAGAAGCGGGCATGGCATCAACGGATATGTCGAAATCGCTTAGCGCACTGAACCGTTCAGTTGAAAGCTGCATTGAACTGGCGCCGGAGCAGTATCAGTGGGAGTACAAGCGCTTTCGCCGAACCGCCCCTGGCGAAACATCGGTATACTGA
- the pseF gene encoding pseudaminic acid cytidylyltransferase: MHRVAIIPARGGSKRIPRKNIKVFHGKPMIAWSIEAAKASGCFDKVIVSTDDAEIANVARDWGATVPFMRPPELSDDYAGTLPVIRHAVEWLSEHGAVVDYACCLYATAPFVTSGDLRRGWELIQQSKCSYAFSVTSYAFPIQRAVRITESGRVAMLNPEHFSTRSQDLEEAWHDAGQFYWGTAQAWQEERAIFSEASVPVKLPRHRVQDIDTPEDWARAEWMFRVMQAAGGLQ, translated from the coding sequence ATGCATCGTGTAGCCATCATCCCCGCTCGAGGCGGCAGCAAGCGCATTCCCCGCAAGAACATTAAAGTGTTTCATGGCAAGCCTATGATTGCCTGGTCCATCGAGGCAGCTAAGGCGAGTGGGTGTTTTGATAAGGTCATTGTCTCTACGGATGATGCCGAGATTGCTAATGTTGCCAGGGACTGGGGTGCGACAGTCCCTTTTATGCGGCCTCCAGAATTGTCCGATGATTATGCTGGAACCTTACCGGTTATTCGTCACGCGGTGGAATGGCTTAGTGAGCACGGCGCGGTGGTAGATTATGCCTGTTGCCTATACGCCACCGCCCCCTTTGTTACCTCAGGCGACCTCCGCCGTGGCTGGGAATTGATTCAGCAGTCCAAATGCAGTTACGCTTTTTCCGTAACCAGTTATGCATTCCCGATACAACGAGCTGTTCGTATTACTGAAAGCGGCCGAGTAGCCATGCTCAACCCAGAGCATTTCAGCACCCGCTCACAGGATCTAGAAGAAGCCTGGCACGATGCGGGGCAGTTTTACTGGGGTACAGCTCAGGCCTGGCAGGAAGAGCGAGCAATTTTTAGTGAAGCGTCCGTTCCTGTAAAACTCCCGCGTCATCGGGTGCAAGATATCGATACCCCCGAAGACTGGGCCCGGGCAGAGTGGATGTTCCGGGTGATGCAGGCCGCAGGTGGTTTGCAGTGA
- a CDS encoding glycosyltransferase, with translation MWNLIQLVFFRFAAGGWIPPQWFEPDLPLESDRAARKGHLKVEVVSHCWNYSHFLVYQLSSVVLFPPKKLDVIMTVFYSPEDTKTKALLDFFSEQVVPGVSWNWQPLPKQQLFRRAIGRNRAALATKADWVWFTDCDLMLRDNCLDALAEVLKGRQDALLFPEIERTTDLLTENNPMLQAGSTEPQVLDIDTTSFTSRRISKATGPLQIAHGDVCRAVGYCRNIRLYQQPVESFAKCHEDRAFRWLLRSQGEPVSIPGVFRIRHVAKGRYSGNETRSRLRTWLRVWQSRRRDRMHN, from the coding sequence ATGTGGAATCTAATCCAATTGGTTTTTTTTCGATTTGCTGCAGGTGGCTGGATACCGCCCCAATGGTTTGAACCGGATCTGCCGCTAGAAAGTGATCGGGCAGCCCGTAAGGGGCACCTCAAGGTTGAAGTGGTTAGCCACTGCTGGAACTACTCTCATTTTCTTGTGTACCAGCTCAGTTCGGTCGTGCTTTTTCCTCCAAAAAAGCTTGATGTGATCATGACGGTTTTCTACAGCCCGGAAGATACTAAAACCAAAGCGCTGCTGGATTTTTTCAGTGAGCAGGTTGTGCCTGGCGTTAGCTGGAACTGGCAGCCGCTGCCAAAGCAGCAGCTCTTTCGCCGCGCGATCGGCCGAAACCGGGCAGCACTGGCCACGAAAGCCGACTGGGTCTGGTTCACAGATTGCGACTTAATGCTTCGCGACAATTGCCTAGACGCTCTCGCTGAGGTTTTAAAGGGGAGGCAAGATGCGCTGTTGTTTCCGGAAATTGAGCGAACAACCGATCTGCTGACGGAAAACAACCCTATGCTCCAGGCGGGCTCTACTGAGCCACAAGTACTGGATATAGACACGACATCTTTTACCTCCCGACGGATATCCAAGGCTACCGGCCCACTTCAGATTGCCCATGGAGATGTTTGCAGAGCCGTAGGATACTGCCGAAACATCCGGCTGTATCAGCAGCCTGTAGAGAGCTTTGCAAAGTGCCACGAAGATCGCGCCTTCCGCTGGTTGCTGCGTAGCCAGGGCGAGCCTGTGTCTATTCCTGGAGTATTTAGAATCAGGCATGTTGCGAAAGGGCGTTACAGTGGGAATGAAACCCGGAGCCGGCTTAGAACCTGGTTGCGGGTTTGGCAGTCGCGAAGGCGGGATCGGATGCATAACTGA
- the pseC gene encoding UDP-4-amino-4,6-dideoxy-N-acetyl-beta-L-altrosamine transaminase yields the protein MIPYGKQDINQADIDAVVAVLTSDFLTQGPMVPKFEQTVASHVGADHALAVNSATSALHIACLALGLKHGDWLWTTPVTFVASANCGLYCGSKIDFVDIDPQTYNLCPMALKAKLELAKKENRLPKVVVAVHLCGQPCDMKAIGALATEYGFKVIEDASHAIGGKYQGEFIGNCRYSDITVFSFHPVKIVTTAEGGMALTNDAALAEKMNLLRSHGITRDPALMTSEPDGPWYYQQVDLGFNYRMTELQAALGVSQVDRLDAFVARRHELAKRYDELLATLPVTIPWQHPDSYSGLHLYVIRLQLNKISKLHRQVFESLREQGIGVNLHYIPVHTQPYYQAMGFEAEDFPEAMVYYREAISIPMYQGLTDDQQDQVVSALRHALAGGED from the coding sequence ATGATTCCTTACGGTAAGCAGGACATTAACCAAGCTGACATCGATGCGGTAGTGGCGGTTTTGACGTCGGATTTTTTGACTCAGGGCCCCATGGTGCCGAAGTTTGAGCAAACCGTTGCGAGCCATGTAGGTGCCGATCATGCTTTGGCAGTGAACAGCGCAACCTCCGCTCTGCACATCGCCTGCTTGGCACTTGGCCTTAAGCACGGCGACTGGCTATGGACCACCCCCGTTACCTTTGTGGCCTCTGCCAACTGTGGGCTGTATTGCGGATCAAAGATCGATTTTGTCGACATAGACCCGCAAACCTACAACCTGTGCCCAATGGCCCTGAAGGCAAAGCTTGAACTGGCAAAAAAGGAAAACCGGCTACCCAAGGTGGTTGTGGCGGTTCACTTGTGCGGCCAGCCGTGCGATATGAAAGCCATTGGCGCTCTCGCGACAGAGTATGGTTTCAAAGTCATTGAAGATGCCTCCCACGCGATTGGTGGAAAATACCAGGGCGAGTTTATCGGCAATTGCCGCTACAGCGACATAACCGTGTTCAGTTTCCACCCGGTCAAAATTGTGACTACGGCCGAAGGTGGTATGGCGCTTACAAACGATGCAGCGTTGGCTGAAAAAATGAACCTGCTGCGCAGCCATGGTATTACTCGAGACCCGGCCCTGATGACCAGTGAGCCAGACGGCCCCTGGTATTATCAGCAGGTGGATCTTGGCTTCAACTATCGGATGACGGAACTGCAGGCAGCCTTGGGCGTGAGCCAAGTGGATCGACTGGATGCCTTTGTAGCTCGCAGGCATGAGTTGGCAAAACGATACGATGAATTGCTGGCAACCTTACCTGTAACGATACCTTGGCAGCATCCAGACAGCTATTCCGGCTTACACCTGTATGTTATTCGCCTACAACTAAACAAGATCAGTAAGTTACATCGTCAAGTATTCGAATCTCTCCGTGAGCAGGGTATTGGTGTAAACCTGCACTACATCCCTGTGCATACTCAGCCGTATTATCAAGCTATGGGCTTTGAGGCGGAAGATTTTCCAGAGGCGATGGTTTACTACCGTGAGGCGATTAGTATACCGATGTACCAAGGTTTGACGGACGACCAGCAGGATCAAGTTGTTAGTGCGTTAAGGCATGCTTTGGCTGGAGGCGAAGATTGA
- the glnE gene encoding bifunctional [glutamate--ammonia ligase]-adenylyl-L-tyrosine phosphorylase/[glutamate--ammonia-ligase] adenylyltransferase, producing MSEPWSCLPLSLAGDVAASWSSVFPEGLPGWLLKDARISAEVVAQAVARSLFLRQTLERHPEQVQTLLESRVLSEPTTPDYLQTRWNEYLVEVTDEPGLHAALRRFRRETQFRIIWRDVMRWADLPETITATSAFAEVCIQAALDWLHQAACEQYGTPWGVDPVSGVEAPQSLIVIGMGKLGGRELNVSSDIDLIFAFPGKGETRGGRRSLDNQQFFIRLGQRLIQALDQITADGFVFRVDMRLRPYGQSGALALSFAALETYYQDQGRDWERYAMVKSRIVAGDPEAGQVLMESLRPFVYRRYIDFSAFESLRTMKAMISREVRRKGLENNIKLGSGGIREIEFVVQAFQLIRGGRDRELQQRELLVILNEFEALELLPSPVIKELREAYVFLRNLEHALQGMEDKQTQLLPEDELSRARVALIMGFEGWQDCQKTLAQHRENVATHFANIIATEESEESAQSALDEGWFELWLAEVDEASDTQWLEKHGYEDPAGSLSLLSSLRDSRTVQTMQTQGRKRLNQFMPVLLEALTEVANPSETLSRVLLLVEAILRRTAYVMLLLENPGARTQLVNLCSESPWIARQLAETPLLLDELLNAESLYHPPARDELQDDLRQQMLRISYDDLENQMESLRHFKKAHTLRVAASELKGTLSLMKVSDYLTWIAEVVLDHVVDVAFSNLVARHGYPGRAGGATNETDFAVVGYGKLGGIELGYTSDLDLVFVHTADSELATDGEKPIDNAVFYTRLGQRIVHILNAQTPSGQLYEVDMRLRPSGNSGLLVSTLQAFEKYQRNDAWIWEHQALARARGVAGNSEALAAFEAVRHNILCQKRDKEALRQEVVEMREKMRANLGTPESRREDTFHIKHDAGGIVDMEFMVQYLMLAWSESHPELTGWSDNIRQMEELGRAGVLPVEEAEQLREAYIALRSSIHRRALQNLNSQVSGDAFLNERRCIRSAWQKIMVG from the coding sequence ATGTCTGAACCATGGAGTTGCCTTCCGTTGTCGCTGGCAGGCGATGTCGCTGCCAGTTGGTCGTCGGTTTTTCCGGAAGGTTTGCCTGGCTGGCTGCTGAAAGATGCCAGAATCTCGGCCGAAGTGGTTGCTCAGGCCGTGGCCCGAAGCCTGTTTCTGCGCCAGACGCTTGAGCGGCACCCGGAGCAGGTGCAAACTCTTCTGGAGTCGCGCGTGCTGAGCGAGCCAACCACCCCAGATTATCTCCAGACGCGCTGGAATGAGTATCTTGTGGAGGTGACTGACGAGCCCGGCCTGCATGCTGCGTTGCGCCGTTTTCGTCGGGAAACGCAGTTCCGCATTATCTGGCGGGATGTGATGCGCTGGGCAGACCTTCCGGAAACCATAACAGCCACTAGCGCGTTTGCAGAGGTGTGTATTCAGGCTGCGCTCGACTGGCTGCATCAAGCGGCCTGCGAGCAGTACGGCACGCCTTGGGGGGTCGACCCAGTATCAGGTGTGGAGGCACCGCAATCCTTGATTGTTATAGGTATGGGAAAGCTGGGCGGCCGCGAGCTGAACGTATCGTCGGATATTGATCTGATTTTCGCGTTTCCCGGAAAAGGTGAAACCCGGGGCGGTCGACGCTCCCTTGATAACCAGCAATTTTTCATCCGGTTAGGCCAGCGCTTGATTCAAGCCTTGGATCAGATTACCGCCGATGGATTTGTGTTTCGTGTGGATATGCGCCTGCGCCCTTATGGGCAAAGTGGTGCCCTTGCGCTGAGTTTTGCTGCGCTGGAAACCTATTATCAGGACCAGGGCCGGGACTGGGAACGTTACGCCATGGTGAAGTCCCGGATAGTGGCTGGAGACCCCGAGGCAGGGCAAGTTCTTATGGAAAGCCTCAGGCCGTTTGTGTATCGCAGATACATAGATTTCAGCGCATTCGAGTCTTTGCGTACTATGAAGGCGATGATCAGCCGCGAAGTTCGCAGGAAAGGGCTGGAGAACAACATCAAGCTCGGCAGCGGTGGTATTCGGGAAATTGAGTTTGTGGTTCAGGCATTCCAGCTTATTCGCGGCGGTCGCGACAGGGAGTTGCAGCAGCGCGAACTGTTGGTCATCCTGAATGAGTTTGAGGCCCTTGAGCTTTTGCCTTCGCCAGTGATTAAAGAGCTTCGCGAGGCTTATGTTTTTCTCCGCAACCTAGAGCACGCTCTACAAGGCATGGAAGACAAACAAACCCAGCTGCTACCCGAAGACGAGCTTTCGCGAGCGCGGGTTGCGTTGATCATGGGCTTTGAAGGCTGGCAGGATTGCCAGAAAACTCTGGCGCAACACCGGGAAAACGTGGCCACCCACTTTGCTAATATCATTGCCACAGAAGAGAGCGAAGAGAGCGCGCAATCTGCCCTTGATGAGGGTTGGTTTGAGCTCTGGTTAGCGGAGGTTGATGAGGCCTCAGACACGCAATGGCTTGAAAAACACGGCTACGAAGATCCGGCCGGCAGTTTGAGCCTGCTTAGCAGCCTGCGCGACAGTCGCACGGTTCAAACCATGCAGACCCAGGGTCGTAAACGGCTGAACCAGTTCATGCCGGTATTGCTTGAGGCGTTGACCGAGGTAGCGAATCCCTCAGAAACCTTGTCTCGTGTTCTTCTATTGGTTGAAGCTATTTTACGCCGAACCGCTTATGTGATGCTGCTTCTGGAAAATCCGGGGGCTCGTACTCAGTTGGTCAACCTGTGTAGTGAGAGCCCCTGGATTGCGCGACAGCTGGCAGAAACCCCGCTGCTGCTGGATGAACTACTGAACGCTGAGAGCCTGTACCACCCGCCCGCAAGAGACGAATTGCAGGATGATTTGCGCCAGCAAATGCTGCGAATTTCCTACGACGACTTGGAAAATCAGATGGAATCGCTGCGGCATTTTAAAAAAGCTCATACGCTTCGCGTTGCTGCGTCCGAGCTGAAGGGCACCTTGTCGCTGATGAAGGTGAGTGATTATCTAACCTGGATTGCTGAGGTTGTTCTTGATCACGTTGTCGATGTCGCGTTTTCCAACCTGGTTGCCCGCCATGGTTATCCGGGTCGTGCTGGCGGCGCTACTAACGAAACAGATTTTGCGGTTGTCGGTTATGGAAAGCTCGGTGGCATTGAGCTTGGCTACACTTCGGACCTTGATCTGGTGTTTGTTCATACGGCGGATTCGGAGCTGGCGACCGATGGCGAAAAGCCAATTGACAACGCGGTTTTTTACACCCGTTTAGGGCAACGAATTGTTCACATACTCAATGCCCAGACGCCATCTGGCCAGTTGTATGAGGTCGACATGCGATTGCGGCCGTCGGGTAATTCCGGATTGCTGGTGAGCACGCTACAAGCTTTTGAAAAATATCAGCGCAATGACGCCTGGATATGGGAGCATCAGGCTCTGGCAAGGGCTAGAGGGGTTGCCGGGAACTCTGAAGCACTTGCCGCCTTTGAAGCTGTCCGACACAACATACTGTGCCAAAAGCGTGACAAAGAAGCGTTGCGTCAAGAAGTGGTAGAGATGCGCGAAAAAATGAGGGCAAATCTTGGCACACCAGAAAGCCGGCGCGAGGACACCTTCCACATTAAGCATGACGCAGGCGGCATTGTGGATATGGAGTTTATGGTGCAGTACCTCATGTTGGCATGGAGTGAGTCGCACCCAGAATTGACTGGGTGGTCTGATAATATCCGGCAAATGGAAGAACTGGGCCGGGCTGGGGTGTTGCCGGTAGAAGAAGCTGAGCAGCTGCGCGAAGCCTACATTGCGTTGCGCTCAAGCATTCATCGTCGGGCTCTGCAAAATCTTAACAGCCAGGTGTCAGGGGATGCGTTTTTGAACGAGCGGCGTTGTATCCGGTCTGCCTGGCAGAAAATCATGGTGGGATAG
- the pseB gene encoding UDP-N-acetylglucosamine 4,6-dehydratase (inverting), whose amino-acid sequence MISESTILITGGTGSFGHKFIPMTLEKYNPKKIIVFSRDEMKQWEMAKLFQGDDRLRFFIGDVRDKDRLYRALDGVDYVVHAAATKIVPTAEYNPFECIKTNIHGAMNLIDAAIDKGVKGVVALSTDKASSPINLYGATKLASDKLFVAGNSYAGGHQTKFSVVRYGNVMGSRGSVIPFFMSIKDKGVLPITDPRMTRFMISLEQGVELVWHAFEDMVGGEIYVKKIPSMNMADLASVVAPEAKQEVVGIRPGEKLHEQMIGAEDSYFTYEYPEHFKILPNINDWGTCENRIKDGKRVPEGYVYASDTNAEWMSGEELQAWISRNYSKIGKI is encoded by the coding sequence ATGATTTCTGAGTCCACTATTTTAATAACTGGCGGCACAGGCTCCTTTGGTCACAAGTTCATCCCAATGACGCTGGAAAAGTACAACCCCAAGAAAATCATCGTGTTTTCCAGGGATGAAATGAAACAGTGGGAAATGGCCAAGCTGTTCCAGGGAGACGACCGCCTGCGATTCTTCATCGGTGATGTGCGCGATAAAGACCGGCTGTATCGTGCGCTGGATGGGGTGGATTATGTTGTACATGCGGCGGCAACCAAGATCGTGCCGACTGCAGAGTACAATCCGTTTGAATGCATAAAGACCAACATCCACGGCGCCATGAACCTTATTGATGCAGCCATTGACAAGGGTGTCAAAGGTGTCGTTGCACTTTCTACTGATAAGGCCAGCAGCCCAATCAACCTGTACGGTGCCACCAAGCTAGCCTCTGATAAATTATTTGTGGCTGGCAATTCATACGCAGGGGGGCATCAGACTAAATTTTCAGTTGTTCGTTATGGCAATGTTATGGGCTCCCGTGGTTCAGTGATTCCGTTTTTTATGTCTATCAAAGACAAAGGCGTCCTCCCCATAACCGATCCGAGAATGACCCGCTTCATGATCAGCCTGGAGCAGGGTGTAGAGCTGGTATGGCACGCATTTGAAGATATGGTGGGCGGAGAGATCTACGTCAAGAAGATTCCGTCTATGAATATGGCAGATCTGGCCAGCGTGGTCGCGCCAGAGGCCAAGCAGGAAGTGGTTGGTATTCGCCCGGGGGAGAAGCTGCACGAGCAGATGATCGGAGCCGAAGATTCCTATTTCACCTATGAGTACCCTGAGCACTTCAAGATTTTGCCGAACATTAATGACTGGGGCACCTGCGAAAATCGAATTAAAGATGGTAAGCGGGTACCGGAAGGCTACGTATACGCTAGCGACACCAATGCGGAGTGGATGTCAGGCGAAGAGCTTCAAGCGTGGATCAGTCGAAATTACAGCAAAATTGGTAAGATCTAA
- a CDS encoding potassium channel protein has protein sequence MLRNRFPLNAEHEKSHVPMGGLIRKRVKRLFMILIALLATQILIIWAVEDLSLFESLWMTMTTIATVGYGDYAPVTYIGRISTILLMFVGAITLLTLIVSDFIEYRFYRRERILTGRWIYKMNNHIVIINTPKHGGLTYFMRFATQIRSVQGYETIPIMILTREFPDGLPAELSDLGIVHFHGSGFDPDALKAVHAGSTRHIVVLAADETDPHSDSLTFDISHRLSELNLGQKTTVECVTDANRSRFKELGVRSIIRPVRTYPEIMVRSVVAPGSEKVLEDMFNYEQDHPHRYDLELDGLNWADIVSALIRHGIGTALAYINASDEVICYPPVTDEIEGKGLIVLVKSNDPPDLEVIKDALNRYRIFLDKWRDLQDEANIADSSAPTAH, from the coding sequence ATGCTAAGAAACCGCTTTCCCCTTAACGCCGAACATGAGAAAAGCCACGTACCCATGGGCGGACTCATCCGGAAGCGGGTGAAGCGTCTGTTCATGATTCTGATCGCGCTGCTGGCCACCCAGATACTGATTATCTGGGCGGTTGAAGACCTGTCTCTGTTCGAGTCACTGTGGATGACAATGACCACCATCGCCACGGTAGGCTACGGCGATTACGCTCCCGTCACCTACATCGGCCGGATCAGCACCATCCTGCTCATGTTCGTTGGCGCCATCACGCTGCTGACTCTGATTGTCAGCGATTTTATCGAGTACCGGTTCTACCGCCGGGAACGAATTCTAACCGGACGCTGGATCTATAAAATGAACAACCACATTGTCATTATTAATACCCCGAAGCACGGCGGCCTGACGTACTTCATGCGTTTTGCCACGCAAATCCGTTCTGTACAGGGCTACGAAACCATTCCCATCATGATACTCACGCGCGAGTTTCCAGATGGCCTTCCAGCCGAGCTATCTGACCTCGGCATCGTGCATTTCCATGGATCCGGGTTCGATCCAGACGCGCTGAAGGCGGTACATGCGGGAAGTACACGGCATATTGTTGTGCTGGCCGCCGACGAAACTGACCCGCACTCAGACAGTCTAACGTTCGACATATCTCATCGCCTCAGCGAGCTTAACCTTGGCCAGAAAACCACTGTGGAGTGTGTTACGGATGCGAACCGTAGCCGCTTTAAAGAACTGGGTGTACGATCGATTATTCGCCCAGTTCGCACCTATCCGGAAATTATGGTGCGCTCCGTGGTTGCCCCGGGGTCGGAAAAAGTGCTGGAAGACATGTTCAATTACGAGCAGGATCACCCGCACCGCTACGATCTGGAGCTTGACGGACTCAACTGGGCTGATATTGTCAGCGCACTGATTCGCCACGGCATTGGTACTGCGTTGGCGTATATAAATGCTAGCGACGAGGTTATCTGCTACCCGCCCGTGACCGATGAAATCGAGGGGAAAGGGCTTATCGTGCTGGTCAAATCAAACGATCCGCCGGATCTTGAGGTTATAAAAGACGCACTGAACCGCTATCGCATTTTTCTGGATAAATGGAGAGACCTGCAGGACGAGGCCAACATAGCCGACTCTTCAGCGCCCACTGCTCACTGA